One genomic region from Streptomyces sp. NBC_01304 encodes:
- a CDS encoding carbohydrate ABC transporter permease: protein MTVTAPEETGTRAAKTDGPGAARGARPPGRIRRIGLPYLLLLPALLLEILVHLLPIVTGIFMSFKELSQFYLRDWGAAPWRGLDNYSVTVDFDAPIGAALLHSFAITCAFTVLSVGLCWLLGTTAAVYLQETFRGRGVLRALFLVPYALPVYAAVITWAFMFQRDNGLVNHVLHDQLGLTDSPTFWLIGDNSFVALLVVSVWKGWPFAFLIVMAGLQNIPRDMYEAAAIDGAGMWQQIRRITLPSLRPVNQVLVLVLFLWTFNDFNTPYVLFGKSAPESADLISIHIYQSSFATWDFGTGSAMSVLLLLFLLVVTGLYLLVTNRGRKTADV, encoded by the coding sequence ATGACCGTCACTGCTCCCGAAGAGACCGGGACACGGGCGGCGAAGACCGACGGACCGGGGGCGGCGCGCGGTGCGCGCCCTCCCGGGCGGATCCGCCGCATCGGGCTGCCGTACCTCCTGCTGCTCCCCGCCCTGCTCCTGGAGATCCTCGTCCATCTCCTGCCGATCGTCACCGGCATCTTCATGAGCTTCAAGGAGCTCAGCCAGTTCTATCTGCGCGACTGGGGTGCCGCTCCCTGGCGCGGCCTCGACAACTACTCGGTGACCGTCGACTTCGACGCACCGATCGGCGCGGCGCTCCTGCACTCCTTCGCCATCACCTGCGCCTTCACGGTCCTGTCCGTGGGGCTGTGCTGGCTGCTCGGCACCACGGCCGCCGTGTATCTGCAGGAGACGTTCCGCGGCCGGGGTGTGCTGCGCGCCCTGTTCCTCGTGCCGTACGCACTGCCCGTGTACGCCGCGGTGATCACCTGGGCGTTCATGTTCCAGCGGGACAACGGCCTGGTCAACCATGTGCTGCACGACCAGCTGGGCCTCACCGACAGCCCCACCTTCTGGCTGATCGGCGACAACAGCTTCGTCGCGCTGCTCGTCGTGTCCGTGTGGAAGGGCTGGCCGTTCGCCTTCCTCATCGTCATGGCGGGGCTGCAGAACATCCCGCGCGACATGTACGAGGCCGCGGCCATCGACGGCGCCGGGATGTGGCAGCAGATCCGACGGATCACCCTGCCGTCGCTGCGGCCGGTCAACCAGGTCCTGGTCCTGGTGCTGTTCCTGTGGACCTTCAACGACTTCAACACGCCGTACGTGCTGTTCGGCAAGTCGGCACCGGAGTCCGCGGACCTCATCTCGATCCACATCTATCAATCGTCGTTCGCCACCTGGGACTTCGGCACCGGCTCCGCCATGTCGGTCCTGCTGCTGCTGTTCCTGCTCGTGGTGACCGGCCTCTATCTGCTCGTCACGAACCGGGGAAGGAAGACCGCCGATGTCTAG
- a CDS encoding ROK family transcriptional regulator has protein sequence MAGRGGRTVSDLRRDNRTAVLQQLYFEGPMSRQALGPATGLSSGSISNVVTELAAEGLVEEAGSVDSAGGRPRVLLRVAPECGYMIGIDVGETRVRIELLNLALTELARTERPLEHHDYDVELIAGHIRDGIAEVLAAAGIEPERLLGVGIGVPGIVDRDPERGAVVHGQTIGWDAVPLEQLLRAGGQLPDTVPYFIDNGARTLGQAEMWFGAGRGASNAAVILFGSGVGACLVTDVVEHGRAVEWGHLTVRVRGRRCRCGALGCLEAYAGSEALLERWQEAGGEPPEGVDEETALAAMLAAAYPAPGAVADPVAQAVLEETAEYLGAGLSDLINLFQPERILIGGWAGLQLGARFLPAVRKYATSYALHHPARKVTIEMGRLGPDAVTVGAATLPLADFFSRGGRRQDAAAPGQLPAWRTSLAGRSLA, from the coding sequence ATGGCCGGTCGGGGCGGGCGCACAGTGAGTGACCTGCGGCGGGACAACCGCACTGCCGTATTGCAACAGTTGTATTTCGAGGGGCCGATGAGCCGCCAGGCGCTCGGCCCGGCGACCGGACTCAGTTCAGGCTCCATCAGCAACGTCGTCACCGAGCTCGCCGCCGAGGGTCTGGTCGAGGAGGCCGGCAGCGTCGACTCCGCCGGCGGACGCCCGCGCGTACTGCTGCGCGTGGCCCCCGAGTGCGGATACATGATCGGCATCGATGTGGGGGAGACCCGGGTCCGCATCGAACTCCTCAACCTGGCGCTCACCGAACTGGCCCGCACCGAGCGACCGTTGGAGCACCACGACTACGACGTCGAGCTGATCGCCGGACACATCCGGGACGGCATCGCCGAAGTCCTCGCCGCGGCGGGCATCGAGCCCGAGCGGCTGCTCGGCGTCGGGATCGGCGTGCCCGGCATCGTCGACCGCGACCCCGAGCGCGGCGCGGTCGTGCACGGCCAGACCATCGGCTGGGACGCGGTCCCCCTGGAGCAGCTGCTCCGCGCGGGCGGCCAACTCCCCGACACCGTCCCGTACTTCATCGACAACGGCGCCCGCACCCTGGGCCAGGCGGAGATGTGGTTCGGCGCCGGCCGCGGCGCCTCCAACGCGGCCGTCATCCTCTTCGGCTCCGGCGTGGGCGCCTGCCTGGTCACGGACGTCGTCGAACACGGCAGGGCCGTCGAATGGGGCCACCTCACCGTGCGGGTACGGGGCCGCAGATGCCGCTGCGGCGCGCTGGGCTGCCTGGAGGCGTACGCGGGCTCCGAGGCCCTCCTGGAGCGCTGGCAGGAGGCGGGCGGAGAGCCGCCCGAGGGCGTGGACGAGGAGACCGCGCTCGCGGCCATGCTGGCGGCGGCCTACCCCGCGCCGGGCGCCGTCGCGGATCCGGTCGCGCAGGCGGTGCTCGAGGAGACCGCCGAATACCTCGGCGCGGGCCTCTCCGACCTGATCAACCTGTTCCAGCCCGAACGCATCCTCATCGGCGGCTGGGCCGGCCTCCAGCTCGGTGCACGCTTCCTGCCCGCGGTACGCAAGTACGCCACCTCGTACGCACTGCACCATCCGGCGCGGAAGGTCACCATCGAGATGGGCCGACTCGGCCCGGACGCGGTCACGGTCGGGGCGGCGACCCTGCCCCTGGCCGACTTCTTCTCCCGCGGCGGACGCCGCCAGGACGCGGCCGCACCGGGCCAACTGCCCGCCTGGCGCACCTCGTTGGCGGGGAGGTCACTGGCCTGA
- the sigJ gene encoding RNA polymerase sigma factor SigJ has translation MTTRAEPGNDQGDPGLGVLMSERRQLINLSYRLLGSLADAEDVVQETYTRWYAMSAREQRAIESPGAWLMTVASRICLNLLGSARARRETYVGEWIPEPLPGPAESVNGRSGADGTDPADRVTLDESVTMAFLVVLDAMTPAERVAFVLHDVFRYPFGEVAEIVGRSPAACRQLASSARRRIRTAQTPAGPSTGQAGIVRQFKTAWEAKDIEALVGLLDPDATAIADGGGLAVTHLLPIVGGEQIAHAYARIARVSGDRTTFQECTVNGRPGLMAHQDGKVATVYAFEFAGDRIRRIWAVRNPEKLRPWLDS, from the coding sequence ATGACCACCAGAGCCGAGCCCGGAAACGATCAGGGCGATCCGGGCCTCGGCGTGCTGATGAGCGAGCGGCGGCAGCTGATCAACCTCTCCTATCGGCTCCTCGGCTCCCTAGCCGACGCCGAGGACGTCGTGCAGGAGACCTACACCCGCTGGTACGCCATGTCCGCCCGGGAGCAGCGGGCCATCGAGTCGCCCGGCGCCTGGCTGATGACGGTCGCGAGCCGCATCTGCCTGAACCTGCTCGGCTCGGCGCGGGCCAGGCGGGAGACGTACGTGGGCGAGTGGATCCCCGAACCGCTGCCCGGGCCCGCGGAGTCGGTCAACGGGCGCTCCGGTGCCGACGGGACCGACCCGGCCGACCGGGTCACCCTCGACGAGTCGGTGACGATGGCCTTCCTGGTCGTGCTCGATGCGATGACCCCGGCCGAGCGCGTCGCTTTCGTGCTGCACGACGTCTTCCGCTACCCGTTCGGCGAGGTCGCCGAGATCGTCGGCCGCAGTCCGGCGGCATGCCGTCAGCTGGCCTCGTCCGCCCGTCGTCGTATCCGCACCGCGCAGACCCCGGCGGGGCCGAGCACCGGGCAGGCCGGCATCGTCAGGCAGTTCAAGACCGCGTGGGAGGCCAAGGACATCGAGGCGCTGGTCGGCCTGCTCGACCCCGACGCCACCGCGATTGCCGACGGCGGCGGGCTGGCCGTCACCCACCTGCTCCCGATCGTGGGCGGGGAGCAGATCGCACACGCCTACGCGAGGATCGCCCGGGTGTCGGGCGACCGCACGACGTTCCAGGAGTGCACGGTCAACGGCCGGCCCGGCTTGATGGCACACCAGGACGGCAAGGTCGCGACCGTGTACGCATTCGAGTTCGCGGGCGACCGGATCCGGCGCATCTGGGCGGTGCGCAACCCCGAGAAGCTCCGTCCCTGGCTGGACAGTTGA
- a CDS encoding nuclear transport factor 2 family protein, whose translation MTTSYETESVTVLTGMYAAEAEYLAAGGPGRASFDLLAPFFAPDVVLHQADALPYGGTWHGHEGMERFFLAMSHAWESFAMVEQQFLATGECTVVLTQVRARPRATGRELTFPILQTIRVENGRISEVRPFYWDTAAIAAACGRPTPAA comes from the coding sequence ATGACGACTTCATACGAGACAGAATCGGTCACCGTCCTCACCGGCATGTACGCGGCCGAGGCGGAGTACCTGGCGGCCGGAGGCCCGGGCCGGGCGTCGTTCGACCTGCTTGCCCCCTTCTTCGCGCCCGATGTCGTACTGCATCAGGCCGACGCCCTGCCCTACGGCGGAACCTGGCACGGCCACGAAGGCATGGAACGGTTCTTCCTCGCGATGAGCCACGCGTGGGAATCGTTCGCCATGGTGGAGCAGCAGTTCCTCGCCACCGGCGAGTGCACGGTGGTGCTGACCCAGGTCCGTGCGCGCCCTCGCGCCACCGGCCGCGAGCTCACGTTCCCGATCCTGCAGACGATCAGGGTCGAGAACGGGCGGATCTCCGAAGTGCGCCCGTTCTACTGGGACACCGCGGCGATCGCTGCCGCCTGCGGACGGCCGACGCCGGCTGCCTGA
- a CDS encoding ABC transporter substrate-binding protein, translated as MRRIRAAAVGAATLSLVLAATSCGGGSSTGGGSNDSPKTLTYWATNQGASLEVDKKVLAPELKKFEKQTGIKVKLEVVPWADLLNRILAATTSGQGPDVLNIGNTWSASLQASGALLPWDEKTFDKIGGKDRFLASALASAGAEGKDPAAVPLYSMAYALYYNKKMFADAGIEKPPATWDELVATGKKLSKDGKWALGAEGSNLSNNIHQVFVLGQQHGADFFDAQGKPDFTSDGAVAAVKQYVDLMAKDKIVAPGNAEYAQNQSLSDFAKDKTAMVLWQTASATFKAQGMSEDEWGVAPAPVQSGTPGTGTSANSMVAGINMSVFKNTDNLDGSLKFVKFMTSDAEQKILNKTYGSIPPVKSAQSDAEFNRPDLKVIRDTLANSAAALPQVPNESQFETVVGTAVKNLFAAAAGGKAVTNESVKAELTKAQQQMPKK; from the coding sequence ATGCGCAGAATCCGAGCCGCAGCCGTCGGCGCCGCAACACTTTCCCTCGTCCTGGCCGCCACCTCCTGCGGCGGCGGATCGTCGACCGGCGGCGGGTCCAACGACTCGCCCAAGACACTCACCTACTGGGCCACCAACCAGGGCGCCAGCCTCGAGGTGGACAAGAAGGTCCTGGCGCCCGAGCTGAAGAAGTTCGAGAAGCAGACCGGGATCAAGGTGAAGCTGGAGGTCGTCCCCTGGGCCGACCTCCTCAACCGGATCCTCGCCGCGACCACCTCGGGCCAGGGCCCCGACGTCCTCAACATCGGCAACACCTGGTCCGCGTCCTTGCAGGCCAGCGGCGCCCTGCTGCCCTGGGACGAGAAGACCTTCGACAAGATCGGCGGCAAGGACCGTTTCCTGGCCTCCGCGCTCGCCTCCGCCGGCGCCGAGGGCAAGGACCCGGCCGCGGTGCCGCTGTACTCGATGGCGTACGCGCTCTACTACAACAAGAAGATGTTCGCCGACGCCGGGATCGAGAAGCCCCCGGCGACGTGGGACGAGCTCGTGGCCACCGGCAAGAAGCTGTCCAAGGACGGCAAGTGGGCACTCGGCGCCGAGGGTTCGAACCTGTCCAACAACATCCACCAGGTCTTCGTCCTGGGCCAGCAGCACGGCGCCGACTTCTTCGACGCCCAGGGCAAGCCCGACTTCACCTCGGACGGAGCCGTCGCCGCCGTCAAGCAATACGTCGACCTGATGGCCAAAGACAAGATCGTCGCGCCGGGCAACGCCGAGTACGCCCAGAACCAGTCGCTCAGCGACTTCGCCAAGGACAAGACGGCGATGGTGCTGTGGCAGACGGCCTCCGCCACCTTCAAGGCCCAGGGCATGAGCGAGGACGAGTGGGGCGTCGCCCCGGCCCCCGTACAGTCCGGCACCCCCGGCACCGGCACCTCCGCCAACTCCATGGTGGCCGGCATCAACATGTCGGTGTTCAAGAACACCGACAACCTCGACGGATCACTGAAGTTCGTCAAGTTCATGACGAGCGACGCGGAACAGAAGATCCTCAACAAGACCTACGGCTCCATACCGCCCGTCAAGAGCGCCCAGTCCGACGCGGAGTTCAACCGCCCTGACCTCAAGGTCATCCGCGACACCCTCGCGAACAGCGCGGCCGCACTCCCCCAGGTGCCCAACGAGTCGCAGTTCGAGACGGTCGTCGGCACGGCGGTCAAGAACCTCTTCGCCGCGGCCGCCGGCGGCAAGGCCGTGACCAACGAGTCGGTCAAGGCCGAACTCACCAAGGCCCAGCAGCAGATGCCCAAGAAGTGA
- a CDS encoding LUD domain-containing protein: MNDFRTIADRVEIEALRGEFTDAAMMRDRPRLASLFTPDGVLRMPDIPVEQIGREEIRAGGELLQGQWDFFVQNTHPGTILLDGDTATGRAYIQEIGRALDGRQGLNYAVYHDRYQRTGEGWRFAEREYEIRYLDTSPLAGTAPQSADSSGTRPAHGSGTGLADGSGTRPADATDTPAAATSFTEVASAERLERVAAALRAGGFAAEILDDAAAARVRIKELVPEGAGVLTGASETLRLSGIDEDINASGQYDAIRPRILAIDRATGADEIRRLVACPDFVINSVAAVTETGSLVLASGSGSQLPANAGGAAQAVWVVGAQKVVPDLSTALRRIEEHALPLENVRAQAVYGMPSAVNRLLILNAEPRPGRGTVLLLREAIGY, encoded by the coding sequence ATGAACGACTTCCGGACCATCGCGGACCGCGTCGAGATCGAGGCACTGCGCGGCGAGTTCACCGACGCGGCGATGATGCGCGACCGACCCCGCCTGGCGTCGCTGTTCACACCGGACGGCGTCCTGCGCATGCCCGACATCCCTGTCGAGCAGATCGGCCGCGAGGAGATCCGCGCCGGGGGCGAGCTGTTGCAGGGCCAGTGGGACTTCTTCGTGCAGAACACCCACCCCGGCACGATCCTGCTCGACGGCGACACCGCGACGGGCCGCGCCTACATCCAAGAGATCGGGCGTGCCCTCGACGGGCGCCAGGGCCTGAACTACGCGGTCTACCACGACCGTTACCAGCGCACCGGGGAAGGCTGGAGGTTCGCCGAGCGGGAGTACGAGATCAGGTACCTCGACACGTCCCCGCTGGCGGGCACGGCGCCCCAATCGGCGGACAGCTCCGGGACGCGTCCGGCGCACGGCTCCGGGACCGGTCTGGCGGACGGCTCCGGGACCCGTCCGGCGGACGCCACGGACACCCCGGCCGCGGCCACATCCTTCACCGAGGTGGCATCGGCCGAACGACTGGAGCGGGTGGCTGCCGCGCTGCGTGCCGGAGGCTTCGCCGCCGAGATCCTCGACGACGCCGCGGCCGCGCGCGTCCGCATCAAGGAGCTGGTCCCCGAGGGCGCCGGCGTGCTCACCGGAGCCAGCGAGACCCTCCGGTTGTCCGGCATCGACGAGGACATCAATGCGAGCGGCCAGTACGACGCCATCAGGCCACGCATCCTGGCCATCGACCGTGCCACCGGAGCCGACGAGATCCGCCGGCTGGTCGCCTGCCCCGACTTCGTCATCAACAGCGTCGCCGCGGTCACCGAGACCGGCTCGCTCGTGCTCGCCTCGGGCAGCGGCAGTCAGCTCCCGGCCAACGCGGGCGGCGCCGCCCAAGCGGTCTGGGTGGTCGGCGCGCAGAAGGTGGTGCCCGACCTGAGTACGGCGCTGCGCCGGATCGAGGAGCACGCCCTCCCGTTGGAGAACGTCCGCGCCCAGGCGGTGTACGGGATGCCCAGCGCCGTCAACCGTCTGCTCATCCTCAACGCGGAGCCCCGTCCGGGGCGCGGCACTGTGTTGCTGCTCCGTGAGGCGATCGGATACTGA
- a CDS encoding VOC family protein translates to MAVAEMYSTVLDTTDPKGLAEFYAELLGGKVDDSGEWVTVVLPHGQRLGFQLVAEHEPPQWPHWPGADTSPQQMHLDLKVTGPLEEAEQRVLDMGGRKLDTDDADGKRPSRVYADPAGHPICLCRV, encoded by the coding sequence ATGGCCGTCGCCGAGATGTACTCCACCGTCCTGGACACCACTGACCCGAAGGGCCTTGCGGAGTTCTACGCCGAGCTGCTGGGCGGCAAGGTGGACGATTCGGGCGAGTGGGTGACCGTCGTCCTCCCGCATGGGCAGCGGCTGGGGTTCCAGCTCGTGGCCGAGCACGAACCGCCGCAGTGGCCGCACTGGCCGGGCGCCGACACCAGTCCGCAGCAGATGCACCTGGACCTGAAGGTGACCGGACCGCTGGAGGAGGCCGAGCAACGTGTGCTCGACATGGGCGGGCGGAAGCTGGACACGGACGACGCCGACGGCAAGCGCCCCTCCCGCGTGTACGCCGACCCGGCCGGCCACCCCATCTGCCTGTGCCGCGTCTGA
- a CDS encoding FAD-dependent oxidoreductase codes for MTGAAAAADGLDVLVVGGGPVGLFTAALLDGAGVRVAVLERRTGPSEHSKGATVHPRTLEVLSVLRAHDGAGLGDVLAARGRPAPATHFALLPALLDYSTLPTRYPYVLMVPQACTERLLLEHLRDRGVPVHYGQRVEQVLQDRDGIRARVDRTMHTARYLVGADGTHSLVRRQARIDFPGTEPSLVAFVADVQLADPPPQALHHWNDRSGTLSVLPLPSGLHRLYGAEPRDTRLSPAHVRSRQRGELTEQQLRSAMHRIIGTDFALRKTVWRSQVTDTTRTAVRLRAGRIFLAGDAVHAHFPAGGQGLNVGLQDAANLAWKLAAECVGRATPDILSGPASYHAERHPVAESLAHNTLAQTALMYSFTPAGAALRALVSDLVGHDPGTAQRLTGWISGLGVHYPAPLGAHPMAGRRLPEPELLDRLRPGHFLLAHRADAAPPPVSAELTAATTPLLIASTSRSFGAHAALVRPDGHVAHAWDQVPDGPAIHAAMGCWTPGFHHHGERRP; via the coding sequence GTGACCGGGGCTGCGGCCGCCGCCGATGGCCTCGACGTCCTGGTCGTCGGCGGCGGCCCGGTCGGACTGTTCACCGCGGCCCTGCTGGACGGGGCAGGCGTCAGGGTCGCAGTGCTGGAACGACGCACGGGGCCGAGCGAACACTCCAAGGGCGCCACCGTCCACCCTCGTACCCTGGAGGTCCTCAGCGTGCTGCGCGCCCACGACGGAGCCGGTCTCGGCGACGTCCTGGCTGCCCGGGGACGCCCGGCTCCCGCAACGCACTTCGCGCTGCTGCCCGCGCTGTTGGACTACTCAACCCTGCCCACCCGCTATCCGTACGTGCTGATGGTTCCGCAGGCCTGCACCGAACGTCTGCTGCTGGAGCACCTGCGCGACCGCGGTGTCCCGGTCCACTACGGGCAACGAGTCGAGCAGGTGCTCCAGGACCGCGACGGGATCCGGGCGCGCGTCGACCGCACGATGCACACGGCCCGCTATCTGGTGGGCGCGGACGGAACTCACAGCCTGGTACGCCGACAGGCCCGGATCGACTTCCCGGGCACCGAACCGTCGCTGGTGGCGTTCGTGGCCGACGTCCAGCTCGCCGACCCGCCGCCGCAGGCCCTGCACCACTGGAACGACCGCTCGGGAACCCTCAGCGTGCTCCCCCTGCCCAGCGGACTGCATCGCCTCTACGGCGCCGAACCGCGCGACACCCGGCTCAGCCCCGCCCACGTGCGTTCCCGGCAGCGCGGCGAACTCACTGAGCAGCAGCTGCGATCCGCCATGCACCGCATCATCGGCACCGACTTCGCCCTGCGCAAGACGGTGTGGCGCTCTCAGGTCACTGACACGACGCGCACCGCGGTCCGCCTCCGCGCAGGCCGCATCTTCCTTGCCGGCGACGCCGTGCACGCGCACTTCCCCGCCGGTGGCCAGGGCCTGAACGTCGGCCTGCAGGACGCGGCCAACCTCGCCTGGAAACTCGCCGCAGAATGCGTCGGCCGCGCCACGCCCGACATCCTGTCCGGACCGGCCAGTTACCACGCCGAGCGCCACCCCGTCGCCGAATCCCTGGCCCACAACACGCTCGCCCAGACGGCACTGATGTATTCCTTCACCCCGGCCGGAGCCGCCCTGCGCGCCCTGGTCAGCGATCTCGTCGGCCACGACCCCGGCACCGCACAAAGGCTCACCGGCTGGATTTCCGGGCTCGGCGTCCACTACCCGGCCCCGCTCGGCGCCCACCCGATGGCCGGACGCCGGCTGCCCGAGCCGGAGTTGCTCGATCGACTCCGCCCCGGCCACTTCCTCCTCGCCCACCGCGCGGACGCGGCTCCACCCCCGGTCTCGGCCGAACTCACCGCCGCCACAACTCCGTTGCTGATCGCCTCGACCTCCCGCAGCTTCGGTGCGCACGCAGCCCTCGTCAGACCCGACGGGCACGTCGCGCATGCCTGGGACCAGGTGCCTGACGGCCCGGCAATCCATGCCGCCATGGGGTGCTGGACACCAGGCTTTCACCATCACGGCGAACGGCGCCCTTGA
- a CDS encoding LacI family DNA-binding transcriptional regulator has protein sequence MTSQLPTLEDVAREAGVSRATVSRVINGIRNVDPVIQESVRQAIARTGYAPNRAARSLVTRRAETVALIVAGAGDAAEDAQDAFAARVFADPFFGRVVSGVVGALRPRSMHPVLMFADSEAACDQIVAYLRQGSADGALIVSTHGEDKLPARLAAAGVPAVLFARPSLAAPVSYVDLAHQDGARLAAEHLLARGCRQVATVSGPLDVPAGQERLAGFRDAMARHGRPYVLAAEGGFTQDSGAAAMARLLAEHPDIDGVFAANDLMAQGVCQVLREAGKRVPDDVAVVGFDDSYIARTARPPLTTVRQPVEEMAATMVRLLQEHIEGTRTEPTSVIFEPELVVRESA, from the coding sequence ATGACCAGTCAGCTGCCGACGCTCGAGGACGTCGCCCGCGAGGCGGGCGTGTCCCGGGCGACCGTGTCCCGCGTCATCAACGGCATCCGCAACGTGGATCCGGTCATCCAGGAATCGGTCCGGCAGGCCATCGCACGCACCGGCTACGCCCCCAACCGTGCCGCACGCTCCCTGGTGACGCGGCGCGCCGAGACGGTTGCCCTGATCGTGGCGGGCGCGGGAGACGCGGCCGAGGACGCGCAGGACGCCTTCGCGGCCCGGGTGTTCGCCGACCCCTTCTTCGGCCGTGTGGTCAGCGGTGTCGTCGGCGCGCTCCGGCCGCGGTCGATGCACCCCGTGCTGATGTTCGCCGACTCCGAGGCGGCCTGCGATCAGATCGTGGCGTATCTGCGCCAGGGCAGCGCGGACGGTGCGCTGATCGTCTCCACGCATGGCGAGGACAAGCTGCCGGCCCGGCTGGCCGCCGCGGGTGTGCCCGCCGTGCTGTTCGCCCGCCCTTCCCTCGCCGCTCCGGTCAGTTACGTCGACCTCGCGCATCAGGACGGGGCGCGGCTCGCGGCCGAGCACCTGCTGGCCCGCGGCTGCCGTCAGGTGGCCACCGTCTCCGGGCCGCTGGATGTGCCGGCCGGGCAGGAACGCCTTGCCGGCTTCCGGGATGCGATGGCCCGCCACGGCCGCCCTTATGTGCTCGCCGCGGAGGGTGGCTTCACCCAGGACAGCGGCGCCGCGGCGATGGCCCGGCTACTTGCCGAACACCCCGACATCGACGGCGTGTTCGCGGCGAACGACCTCATGGCGCAGGGCGTCTGCCAGGTCCTGCGGGAGGCCGGGAAACGCGTTCCGGACGATGTGGCCGTGGTCGGCTTCGACGATTCGTACATCGCCCGCACCGCCCGTCCACCGCTGACCACGGTGCGCCAGCCGGTGGAGGAAATGGCGGCGACGATGGTCCGGCTGCTCCAGGAGCACATCGAGGGCACCCGCACCGAACCCACGTCGGTCATCTTCGAACCGGAGCTGGTGGTACGGGAATCCGCCTAG
- a CDS encoding carbohydrate ABC transporter permease — protein sequence MSSPATTTRPTAPRSPSAPRSPMAPPRSFLWSRRIFLTLLVGFVLLPVYVMVSSSLKPLQDVTEKFRWLPSDLTVQPYFDIWETVPLADYFVNSLIVAGAATVCSVTIAVFAAYAVSRYRFKGKRVFTVTVLSTQMFPGILFLLPLFLIYVNIGNATGIALFGSRAGLILTYLTFSLPFSIWMLIGYFDSVPRELDEAALVDGCGPLGALFRVVVPAAIPGIVAVAVYAFMTAWGEVLFASVMTNDVTRTLAVGLQGYATQNDVYWNQVMAASLVVSIPVVAGFLLLQRYLVAGLTAGAVK from the coding sequence ATGTCTAGCCCCGCAACCACCACGCGGCCGACGGCGCCCAGGTCACCGAGTGCGCCCAGGTCGCCGATGGCTCCCCCGCGGTCCTTCCTGTGGTCCCGGCGGATCTTCCTGACGCTCCTCGTCGGCTTCGTCCTGCTGCCCGTGTACGTCATGGTGTCCAGCTCGCTGAAGCCGCTGCAGGACGTGACGGAGAAGTTCCGCTGGCTGCCCAGCGATCTGACGGTGCAGCCCTACTTCGACATCTGGGAGACCGTGCCGCTCGCGGACTATTTCGTGAACTCGCTGATCGTGGCGGGCGCGGCGACCGTGTGCTCCGTGACGATCGCGGTGTTCGCCGCGTACGCCGTCAGCCGCTACCGCTTCAAGGGCAAGCGGGTCTTCACCGTCACGGTGCTCTCCACCCAGATGTTCCCCGGCATCCTCTTCCTGCTGCCACTGTTCCTGATCTACGTCAACATCGGCAACGCCACCGGGATCGCCCTGTTCGGCTCGCGCGCCGGGCTCATCCTCACCTATCTCACCTTCTCGCTGCCGTTCTCCATCTGGATGCTCATCGGGTACTTCGACTCGGTGCCGCGCGAGCTCGACGAGGCGGCCCTCGTCGACGGGTGCGGGCCCCTCGGCGCGCTGTTCCGCGTGGTCGTGCCGGCCGCGATCCCGGGCATCGTCGCGGTCGCCGTGTACGCGTTCATGACCGCCTGGGGGGAAGTCCTGTTCGCCTCCGTCATGACCAACGACGTCACCCGCACGCTCGCCGTGGGCCTGCAGGGCTACGCCACCCAGAACGACGTGTACTGGAACCAGGTGATGGCCGCCTCGCTCGTCGTGAGCATCCCCGTGGTCGCGGGATTCCTGCTGCTCCAGCGCTATCTGGTGGCCGGCCTGACCGCCGGAGCCGTCAAGTGA